One region of Mus musculus strain C57BL/6J chromosome 15, GRCm38.p6 C57BL/6J genomic DNA includes:
- the Csf2rb gene encoding cytokine receptor common subunit beta precursor gives MDQQMALTWGLCYMALVALCWGHGVTEAEETVPLKTLQCYNDYTNHIICSWADTEDAQGLINMTLYHQLEKKQPVSCELSEELMWSECPSSHRCVPRRCVIPYTRFSITNEDYYSFRPDSDLGIQLMVPLAQNVQPPLPKNVSISSSEDRFLLEWSVSLGDAQVSWLSSKDIEFEVAYKRLQDSWEDAYSLHTSKFQVNFEPKLFLPNSIYAARVRTRLSPGSSLSGRPSRWSPEVHWDSQPGDKAQPQNLQCFFDGIQSLHCSWEVWTQTTGSVSFGLFYRPSPVAPEEKCSPVVKEPPGASVYTRYHCSLPVPEPSAHSQYTVSVKHLEQGKFIMSYNHIQMEPPTLNLTKNRDSYSLHWETQKMAYSFIEHTFQVQYKKKSDSWEDSKTENLDRAHSMDLSQLEPDTSYCARVRVKPISNYDGIWSKWSEEYTWKTDWVMPTLWIVLILVFLILTLLLILRFGCVSVYRTYRKWKEKIPNPSKSLLFQDGGKGLWPPGSMAAFATKNPALQGPQSRLLAEQQGESYAHLEDNNVSPLTIEDPNIIRVPPSGPDTTPAASSESTEQLPNVQVEGPTPNRPRKQLPSFDFNGPYLGPPQSHSLPDLPDQLGSPQVGGSLKPALPGSLEYMCLPPGGQAQLVPLSQVMGQGQAMDVQCGSSLETSGSPSVEPKENPPVELSMEEQEARDNPVTLPISSGGPEGSMMASDYVTPGDPVLTLPTGPLSTSLGPSLGLPSAQSPSLCLKLPRVPSGSPALGPPGFEDYVELPPSVSQAAKSPPGHPAPPVASSPTVIPGEPREEVGPASPHPEGLLVLQQVGDYCFLPGLGPGSLSPHSKPPSPSLCSETEDLVQDLSVKKFPYQPMPQAPAIQFFKSLKHQDYLSLPPWDNSQSGKVC, from the exons ATGGACCAGCAAATGGCACTCACATGGGGGCTGTGCTACATGGCACTGGTGGCTCTCTGTTGGGGACACGGGGTGACAGAGGCAGAAG AAACGGTCCCTCTGAAGACTCTGCAGTGCTACAATGACTACACCAACCACATCATCTGCAGCTGGGCGGACACAGAGGATGCCCAGGGGCTAATCAACATGACCCTCTATCACCAGCTAGAGAA AAAACAGCCAGTGTCCTGTGAGCTCAGTGAGGAACTCATGTGGTCAGAGTGCCCGTCATCCCACCGCTGTGTGCCCAGAAGATGTGTCATCCCCTATACACGATTTTCCATCACAAACGAAGACTACTACTCCTTCCGGCCAGATAGTGATCTGGGCATCCAGCTCATGGTGCCACTTGCCCAGAATG TGCAGCCACCACTTCCCAAGAACGTCAGCATCAGCTCCTCTGAGGATCGTTTCCTGCTGGAGTGGAGTGTGTCCCTTGGGGATGCCCAGGTCTCCTGGCTTTCATCAAAGGACATAGAGTTTGAGGTGGCTTATAAGCGGCTTCAGGACTCCTGGGAG GATGCCTACAGTCTCCACACTAGCAAATTTCAGGTGAATTTCGAGCCAAAGCTATTCCTACCCAACAGCATCTATGCTGCCCGTGTGCGCACTCGGCTGTCCCCGGGTTCAAGCTTGTCTGGGAGACCCAGCAGATGGAGCCCAGAGGTTCACTGGGACTCCCAGCCAG GGGACAAGGCCCAGCCACAGAACCTTCAATGCTTCTTTGATGGGAtccagtccctccactgctcctgGGAGGTGTGGACCCAGACGACTGGCTCTGTTTCCTTTGGGCTCTTCTATCGCCCCAGCCCTGTAGCTCC GGAGGAGAAATGCTCTCCGGTGGTGAAGGAGCCGCCGGGGGCCAGTGTCTACACCCGCTACCATTGCAGTCTACCTGTGCCTGAGCCCAGTGCACACAGCCAGTACACAGTCTCTGTTAAGCACCTGGAACAAGGGAAGTTCATCATGAGCTATAACCACA TCCAGATGGAGCCTCCAACCCTCAACCTGACCAAGAACAGAGACAGCTACAGCCTGCATTGGGAAACTCAGAAGATGGCTTACTCATTCATTGAGCACACATTCCAGGTCCAGTACAAGAAGAAATCGGACAGCTGggag GACAGCAAGACAGAGAACCTAGATCGAGCCCATAGCATGGACCTCTCCCAGCTGGAGCCAGACACCTCATACTGCGCCAGGGTGAGGGTCAAGCCCATCTCTAACTACGATGGGATCTGGAGCAAGTGGAGCGAAGAGTACACTTGGAAGACTGACTGGG TGATGCCCACGCTGTGGATAGTCCTCATCCTGGTCTTTCTCATCCTCACCTTGCTCCTGATCCTTCGCTTTGGCTGTGTCTCTGTATACAG GACGTACAGGAAGTGGAAGGAAAAGATCCCCAACCCCAGCAAGAGCCTCCTGTTCCAG GATGGAGGTAAAGGTCTCTGGCCTCCTGGCAGCATGGCAGCCTTCGCCACTAAGAACCCCGCTCTCCAGGGGCCACAGAGCAGGCTTCTTGCTGAGCAACAGGG GGAGTCATATGCACATTTGGAAGACAACAACGTGTCACCTCTCACTATAGAGGACCCTAATATAATTCGAGTTCCACCATCCGGGCCTGATACAACCCCAGCTGCCTCATCCGAATCCACAGAGCAACTTCCCAATGTTCAAGTAGAGGGACCAACTCCTAACAGACCTAGGAAGCAATTACCCAGCTTTGACTTCAATGGGCCCTACCTGGGGCCTCCCCAATCCCACTCTCTGCCTGATCTCCCAGACCAGCTGGGTTCCCCCCAGGTGGGTGGGAGCCTGAAGCCAGCACTGCCAGGCTCCTTGGAGTACATGTGTCTGCCCCCTGGAGGTCAAGCGCAACTGGTTCCATTGTCCCAGGTGATGGGGCAGGGCCAGGCTATGGATGTGCAGTGTGGGTCCAGCCTGGAGACCTCAGGGAGCCCTTCTGTGGAGCCAAAGGAGAACCCTCCAGTTGAGCTGAGCATGGAGGAACAGGAGGCACGGGACAACCCAGTGACTCTGCCCATAAGCTCTGGGGGCCCTGAGGGCAGTATGATGGCCTCTGATTATGTCACTCCTGGAGATCCGGTGCTCACTCTGCCCACAGGGCCCCTGTCTACCTCTCTGGGCCCCTCTCTAGGGTTGCCCTCAGCCCAAAGCCCCAGTCTCTGTCTTAAGCTGCCCAGGGTCCCCTCTGGAAGCCCAGCTCTAGGGCCACCAGGGTTTGAGGACTATGTGGAGCTGCCTCCAAGTGTGAGCCAGGCTGCCAAGTCCCCTCCAGGCCATCCTGCTCCTCCTGTGGCAAGCAGCCCCACAGTGATCCCAGGAGAGCCCAGGGAGGAAGTGGGCCCAGCATCCCCACATCCCGAAGGCCTCCTTGTTCTTCAGCAGGTTGGGGACTACTGCTTCCTCCCTGGCCTGGGacctggctccctctcaccacaCAGTAAGCCACCCTCTCCAAGTCTGTGTTCTGAGACTGAGGACCTAGTCCAGGACTTGTCTGTCAAAAAGTTTCCCTATCAGCCCATGCCCCAGGCGCCAGCCATTCAGTTTTTCAAGTCCCTAAAGCATCAGGACTACCTGTCCCTGCCCCCTTGGGACAATAGCCAGTCTGGGAAGGTGTGCTGA